A genomic stretch from Mastacembelus armatus chromosome 7, fMasArm1.2, whole genome shotgun sequence includes:
- the oard1 gene encoding ADP-ribose glycohydrolase OARD1 isoform X1 → MTDKPAENSFRLNYVTGDLFSCPEDEALAHCISEDCRMGAGIAVQFKQKFRRVAELKGQKKKMGQCAVLDSDGRFVYYLITKEKASQKPTYHSLTLSLEDMKSHCVENGVTRISMPRIGCGLDRLKWARVSEILEQVFNNTNISITVYSLPEKAETTVMKESIRR, encoded by the exons ATGACGGATAAG CCTGCAGAAAACAGCTTTCGACTGAACTATGTCACTGGGGACCTGTTCTCCTGCCCTGAGGACGAGGCTCTGGCCCACTGCATCAGTGAGGACTGCCGCATGGGGGCAGGCATAGCAGTGCAGTTCAAGCAGAAGTTCAGAAGGGTAGCGGAGCTAAAAGGGCAAA aaaagaaaatgggaCAGTGTGCTGTACTGGATTCTGACGGACGGTTTGTCTACTATCTG ATAACAAAGGAAAAGGCAAGCCAGAAACCCACCTACCACAGCCTGACACTCAGCCTGGAGGACATGAAATCACATTGTGTAGAGAACGGAGTAACAAGAATTTCAATGCCTCG TATCGGCTGTGGTCTGGATCGACTGAAGTGGGCAAGAGTGTCTGAAATACTGGAACAGGTCTTCAATAACACAAACATCTCCATCACAGTCTACAGCCTTCCTGAGAAAGCAGAGACCACAGTGATGAAGGAAAGCATACGCAGATGA
- the oard1 gene encoding ADP-ribose glycohydrolase OARD1 isoform X3 — MGAGIAVQFKQKFRRVAELKGQKKKMGQCAVLDSDGRFVYYLITKEKASQKPTYHSLTLSLEDMKSHCVENGVTRISMPRIGCGLDRLKWARVSEILEQVFNNTNISITVYSLPEKAETTVMKESIRR, encoded by the exons ATGGGGGCAGGCATAGCAGTGCAGTTCAAGCAGAAGTTCAGAAGGGTAGCGGAGCTAAAAGGGCAAA aaaagaaaatgggaCAGTGTGCTGTACTGGATTCTGACGGACGGTTTGTCTACTATCTG ATAACAAAGGAAAAGGCAAGCCAGAAACCCACCTACCACAGCCTGACACTCAGCCTGGAGGACATGAAATCACATTGTGTAGAGAACGGAGTAACAAGAATTTCAATGCCTCG TATCGGCTGTGGTCTGGATCGACTGAAGTGGGCAAGAGTGTCTGAAATACTGGAACAGGTCTTCAATAACACAAACATCTCCATCACAGTCTACAGCCTTCCTGAGAAAGCAGAGACCACAGTGATGAAGGAAAGCATACGCAGATGA
- the oard1 gene encoding ADP-ribose glycohydrolase OARD1 isoform X2, with protein sequence MTDKPAENSFRLNYVTGDLFSCPEDEALAHCISEDCRMGAGIAVQFKQKFRRVAELKGQKKKMGQCAVLDSDGRFVYYLEKASQKPTYHSLTLSLEDMKSHCVENGVTRISMPRIGCGLDRLKWARVSEILEQVFNNTNISITVYSLPEKAETTVMKESIRR encoded by the exons ATGACGGATAAG CCTGCAGAAAACAGCTTTCGACTGAACTATGTCACTGGGGACCTGTTCTCCTGCCCTGAGGACGAGGCTCTGGCCCACTGCATCAGTGAGGACTGCCGCATGGGGGCAGGCATAGCAGTGCAGTTCAAGCAGAAGTTCAGAAGGGTAGCGGAGCTAAAAGGGCAAA aaaagaaaatgggaCAGTGTGCTGTACTGGATTCTGACGGACGGTTTGTCTACTATCTG GAAAAGGCAAGCCAGAAACCCACCTACCACAGCCTGACACTCAGCCTGGAGGACATGAAATCACATTGTGTAGAGAACGGAGTAACAAGAATTTCAATGCCTCG TATCGGCTGTGGTCTGGATCGACTGAAGTGGGCAAGAGTGTCTGAAATACTGGAACAGGTCTTCAATAACACAAACATCTCCATCACAGTCTACAGCCTTCCTGAGAAAGCAGAGACCACAGTGATGAAGGAAAGCATACGCAGATGA
- the guca1b gene encoding guanylyl cyclase-activating protein 2 gives MGQHLSEDNDPDKEIDVAELQEWYKKFVTECPSGTLFMHEFKSFFGVTNNKEAADYIENMFRAFDKNGDNTIDFLEYVAALNLVLRGKLEHKLKWTFKMYDKDGSGCIDKTELLEIVESIYRLKKACHGELDEECNRLTPDQVVDRIFELVDENGDGELSLDEFIDGARRDKWVMKMLQMDVNPADWINEQRRSTDF, from the exons ATGGGTCAACACCTGAGTGAAGATAATGACCCAGACAAGGAAATCGATGTGGCAGAGCTTCAGGAATGGTACAAAAAATTTGTTACAGAATGTCCAAGTGGAACTCTCTTCATGCACGAGTTCAAGAGCTTTTTTGGTGTTACCAATAACAAGGAGGCTGCAGATTACattgaaaacatgtttagaGCCTTTGACAAGAATGGC GACAACACTATTGATTTTCTGGAGTATGTGGCAGCGTTGAACTTAGTCCTGAGGGGTAAATTGGAACATAAGCTTAAATGGACATTCAAAATGTATGATAAAGACGGAAGTGGATGCATTGACAAAACAGAGCTTCTTGAAATTGTAGAG TCTATTTATCGACTGAAGAAAGCCTGCCATGGAGAGCTGGATGAAGAATGCAATCGGCTGACCCCAGACCAAGTGGTTGACCGGATATTCGAGCTGGTTGATGAAAATGGAGATG GAGAGCTCTCTCTGGATGAATTCATCGATGGTGCACGCAGGGACAAGTGGGTGATGAAGATGCTGCAGATGGATGTCAACCCAGCAGACTGGATCAACGAGCAAAGACGCAGCACTGACTTCTAA